Genomic DNA from Geitlerinema sp. PCC 9228:
CATGAACGCTCACATTTTCGATAGTCACTCGATTATCTGTCCGGTCTGCCACCATACCACCCGAGTTCCTGCCAGTGGTTTGGTGATGGGATTGTTTACCTGTCCCCATTGCCGCTCTCGTTTGGTGGTTAGTTGGAGCGGACATTACGTTCGCGACCCGTTTACCCTGCAGCAAATAGCTGTGGGTCAAATGCTACGCCGCCAAAGCCATCCCGTGGCTCGAATTGTGCGGGATTTTGTGCTGGCCAAACGCTCCGCGATCGCTTTTTTGGTAGCCAGCGCCGTCTTTTTGGGGTTAACTTGGTTGGGGACCGGCGACCCCCACACCCAACGCCCGGGATGGCGCGGTCTGTTCCGACAAGTGACGGAATGGGTGGATTTGACCACATCTGCCCCCTAGCCAGCTGGATAGGTGGGGGAGATTGTTGCATTTTGTGAATTTTTTGAGAAGTCGTTATACTTTTGTTACCCTATACGATAACTTTCTGCTGTCTCCCCGGATTGTCCCTTGTCTGTAGCCTATTTGCTCGTTTTCCACGGTAGTCGCGACCCCAGACCGCAACAGGCCGTCACCCATTTGGTACATCGGTTAGCGGCGCGGATATCCTCGCCCTATTCTGCTGCCCACCGCCAGGCTGCGACTTTAACGGTCGATACGGCTGGTGCTGATGGCATGCGTTGCTTAACGGCCCACTCGGCCGCAGCGCCCCAAGTGGCTTGCGCGCCGTTGGAGTGTGGTCCGCAGCCTTTGCATGGGGAAATTTATCGGCTGGGGAAAAAATTGTTGCAGCAAGAAGAAAATGCCCAGCATACAATTCGCATTTTACCTTTGTTCCTGCTGGAAGGGGTCCACGTGCGCGAAGACATCCCTGAGGAAGTGGAACAAGCCAGACAGATGCTACCGGCAACGGTGAGCTTGCAACTGCTGACCTATATTGGTGCCTATTCGCCGCTGACGGTTCCCCTTGCCCAAGCCATGTCCGAACAAAAGGCGGATGCTTGGATGTTGGTTTCCCACGGAACCCGACGCTGCCATGGCAACCAGCCGGTGGAACGTACGGCAACCCGGTTGGCGGAAATGACCCAGCAAGAAGTTTTTTGTGCCTATTGGTCCGTTTCCCCCTATATTGCGGAACGCATCGATACCGCGATCGCATCTGGGTACCGGCGTATTGGTGTTTTGCCCTATTTTCTGTTTCCCGGCGGTTTGACCGATGCCATTGGCGAACAAATCCAGCAACTGCAAGCCAGCCGCCAAGTAGCGTGTTTTCTGACCCCGCCGTTGGGCGTACGAGACGAGTTCGTGCGTTTGTTGGACGAAGTGCTGGCAGCTGGTACAATAAACAATTCTGAGTATTAATCGATGGAACCAACGCCATCCTTGTTCGTTGCAGCAAAGGATTGGCTATACATTATCGAGCGCGACCATGAGCGAGAAGCAATACAAAATCGATCCAGATATGCCAGTAGGGAAAGTCTATTTAGTCGGGGCGGGTCCCGGCGATCCGGGTTTGTTTACCCTCAAAGGCAAAGCTTTGCTAGAAATGGCCGATGTGGTGGTCCACGACGCCTTGGTGAGTTCGGAAATTTTGGCGGCCATCAACCCCCAAGCCGAAACGATCCATGCTGGCAAGCGTCGCGGCAGGCATTCTTTGCTGCAAGAAGAAACCACCCGCCTTTTAATTGCCAAAGCCAGAGAACATGCTGTGGTGGTACGCCTGAAAGGGGGCGATCCCTTTGTCTTCGGCCGCGGTGGCGAAGAAATGCAAGATTTGCTGGAAGCGGGCATTCCTGTCGAAGTAGTACCCGGTGTCACCGCTGGGGTGGCTGCCCCTGCCTATGCTGGTATTCCAGTCACCCATCGCGCCTATAGTTCTTCCGTTACCTTTGTCACCGGTCACGAAGCCGCTGGCAAATACAAACCCCGAGTCAACTGGCGGGCACTGGCGGCAGCATCGGAAACGATTGTTATTTACATGGGCGTGCGCAACTTACCCCACATTGTATCGGAATTAAAAGCGGGCGGGTTAAGCGGTACGACCCCCGTCGCTGCCATTCGCTGGGGAACCACACCGGCGAATGAAGAGCTGTTTAGTACCCTCGATGCCGTGGTCGGCCAAATGTCGGAGACGGGATTTGAGGCACCGGCGATTGTGGTGGTGGGGGCAGTGGCTAATTTGCACGAAATTTTATCCCCAATTGCCCAAACCTTTCGCTAGAATCATTGCGGAGCCTCAATCAATTAGATTTTTCTGTTCTCATTCTGAATGAATTCTGCGATCGCTTGGTTCAAAGAATATGGCAGCATCCTTTCGGTCTTTGCAAACCTTGGCATATTGCTGGTTTGGGTCCTATATGCCCAATTGTTTTACCGAGACTATACCCGCCGACGTCGCCCCCGGATTATTATCCACCACGCCCCAGGGCAAGGGTTTGACTCGGCTTGCTTGCTCATCAACATGTCCCAAGAAACCATCCACATTATCGGTGTTTTGGTAGTCGTGCATACCACCGACGGTAGCTATACTCGGCGCGTTTCCGACTACTATCCGGTTTCTGCCGACCAATACTCGTTGCGCGAAGTACAATCCCTGCTCAAACAAGGACCGCTTTCTCCTGGCAGTTTCCTGTTGCTGGGAACCTACGGCGATTTGCTACAAAACATTGCTCCGGGAACGGCAGAAGCAGCCAATCTCGCTGGTAAATCCGTCAAACCCCACGATGCCCAGCATATTACGGGTCTGGATATCAAAGTTGTCGCTGTCTTGGGGGGCGACGACCGTTCTATTGGGGCCAGTCGTGCCTTTTCCGTTACCCACAACGACGGTGCTGTGGATATTCGACCCCAAACTCTCTACACCCAACAACTAGCCGGGCGGCGACAACGACCGCTACTCGATGCTTGGTTGCGAGAGTGCATGAACCTCAACAACTAATCCTATTTTCTAAAAAATTTGCAATGGTTCGTTGGGAATTTTTGTAGGGGTGCCTCGCAAAGTGCCCCTGCCAGAAAAATTGAAAGATTTCTTAAAATCATTGTTTTTTAGAAATGGGACGAGGACTGTCAAAACCCGACATTTGACGCTACGGATTCCCCCTATCGTTTTATATGAAAACCCCCCCTACAGGGAATTCTGCAGGGGAGATTTACAAACAGCGGACAAATTTTTCACTAGCGATGGAGGTGCTGGTTCCTATACAGCCACCGCTTCTTTTTCCATGTCCAAGCTGTACTTACCTTGGCTGGCAGCACTGTTCATTTTGGCACGGTGCAGCAGCAGTTTTTGAGCTTCTTCTACTTTGGAATTGTCGCCGCGCCAATGTTCCAGAGCGGATTGTTGGATAGCACGGGCGTAGGAGAAGGTGATGCGCCAAGGGCACTCTTGAGCGTACTTGGCGTTCATGATGTTCAAGTGCTGGGCAGCTTGTTCGTTGGTTTGACCGCCAGAGAGGAACGCAACACCAGGTACGCTGGCAGGTACGTTGTTGCGCAGGCACTCGACGGTGGCGTCGGCTACTTCCTCAACGCTGGATTGTTGCGGGCACTGCTTGCCAGCAATGGACATGCTGGGCTTCAGGATCATTTGGTCGAAAGCAATGTCCTGACGGTATAGCTGGTCGAATACCGTATGTAGGGTTTGGTTGGTGACTTCGTAAGAACGCTCGATGGTGTGGTCGCCATCGATGAGAACTTCGGGTTCTACGATGGGTACCAAGCCGCCTTCTTGGCACAGGGCAGCGTAGCGAGCCAAGGCATGGGCGTTGGCTTCGATGCAGGCGTTGCTGGGAATGTTTTCGCCAATGGTAATCACAGCACGCCACTTGGCAAAGCGAGCACCCATTTCATAGTACTCGGCAATGCGATCGCGCAGACCGTCGAGACCTTCCGTTACTTTTTCGCCAGGATGACCGGCGAGGTCTTTGGCACCGGTATCCACCTTGATACCGATGATGATTCCGTTGTCTTTCATCACTTGGGTGAATGGAACCCCATCTTTGGTAGCCTGACGGATGGTTTCGTCGTAGAGGATGGCACCGCTAATATAATTGCTTAAATTGGGTGTTGTTAGAATTAACTCCCGATAGGAGCGACGCATTTCTTCGGTAGTGGGAACTCCTACCTTATCAAAGCGCTTGTTACAGGTACGGTTGCTTTCATCCATCGCTAGGATGCCTTTCCCTTCAGCAACCATTGCTTTGGCCGTATTTCTTAGTTCCTCTGCGTACTTACTCATCATGGCGATCCCTCTTTACTTTCGTTCCTTACTTCCTGGACGCTGCTCTAGAAAACCTATTGCAATAAATTTCAATAAAGCTGCAATAGATAAAGTTGTTGCTTTCCAGGGTGGACAACTAACTGGTAATCTTGATGAACTGTCCCAGACTTGCTAACTTGGGCTAGCAATTTCTCTCCGCTGTTGCCCAGTGGTCCGCTGACCACCTAGCGGGCAGTCGGAGAAAGTTGGACCGAACCTCTTTACGATATTACCAGCTAACCGGGACGTTCCCAAAGAAAACCTTAAGAAACCATAGCGGCAATTTTTGTCTGGCTGGAAAACCCCCTCCAACTAGCCAATCGCCTAGCACGGCGGTTTTTCCAAGCACCGATATCCCCGTAAGGAACTGGTTCACCCTAATACTATCTCTATGGTGGCGCTACGATCAAGAGCCTGATTGGCCCCATCTTCCTCAATCATGGATAGGGAAAACCGCACTGTCTGGGTAGGGGTCTCCGATAAAAAGCTAGGACTCCCAAATTTCTTGGGCTTCGGCTCGCTTGTCGGCGGCTACCTGCCAGAGAAACTCGATGAATTGGGTTTTATCCAGACGAAAACTTTGGGAAGAACCGTTGTTGGGGTTTTTGTGCTTGTCCACATACTCTTCCACGACCGGGAATCGTTCTGAGGTCAAACGCAGTAAATTTCCCCGACAGCGCCATCTCCACAAATCTTCGGTCTCAAAATCGCAGCCTTGATAAGCCAGCGCCATTTTATAGGCGTATAACGAATCTTGTAGCAAAGCTTTCACCTCAGGTGCTGCGGCTTCTGGGATTTGATGCAAAGCCGAACGGGCATCGGCAACCATATCTGGATAATTTTCCAAGCTGTCGTCGGAGTCCACATAGGTTTCCAAGTTCTGCACGGCTTCCATGGCAGCTTTCACGTTGGGATCCTCCTGGGAAAAGGAAGAGCGACAGCCAACCAAAGCCACCGCTGCCGCTACCAAGATGGGTACGGTACGCGCCAACGCAGACGCGGGAGAAGGAGCGATCGCAAATTTCATGAACCCCCCACAAAAAACAATTGTCAATTACAAACCAACTACCGGATTTCCATGACCATCCAATTTTCTCAAAACCACCCGGCAAGTAGCGAAATTTTGATAGCTAGTTATCAGCAACCACTTACAAGATAAATGCCGTAGCTGAAAAACCTCTGAGAAACCATCAAAAAAAAATAAAAATTTCCCTGCCCCCCTTCAACTGCTATCACCATTGCTTGGGAGCGATTCTTCTAGAAACTGGCTATCCAAAGCAGCCAGCTTCATCCGGCACTGCTGCAACCGGAACTCCAACGACTCAATTTCCGAGAGCAATTCCTGGCGAAGTTGTTCGGTTTTGCCTTGCGCTTGGTCAAAATACACCTCAATATAAGGCCA
This window encodes:
- a CDS encoding sirohydrochlorin chelatase, which gives rise to MSVAYLLVFHGSRDPRPQQAVTHLVHRLAARISSPYSAAHRQAATLTVDTAGADGMRCLTAHSAAAPQVACAPLECGPQPLHGEIYRLGKKLLQQEENAQHTIRILPLFLLEGVHVREDIPEEVEQARQMLPATVSLQLLTYIGAYSPLTVPLAQAMSEQKADAWMLVSHGTRRCHGNQPVERTATRLAEMTQQEVFCAYWSVSPYIAERIDTAIASGYRRIGVLPYFLFPGGLTDAIGEQIQQLQASRQVACFLTPPLGVRDEFVRLLDEVLAAGTINNSEY
- the cobA gene encoding uroporphyrinogen-III C-methyltransferase, giving the protein MSEKQYKIDPDMPVGKVYLVGAGPGDPGLFTLKGKALLEMADVVVHDALVSSEILAAINPQAETIHAGKRRGRHSLLQEETTRLLIAKAREHAVVVRLKGGDPFVFGRGGEEMQDLLEAGIPVEVVPGVTAGVAAPAYAGIPVTHRAYSSSVTFVTGHEAAGKYKPRVNWRALAAASETIVIYMGVRNLPHIVSELKAGGLSGTTPVAAIRWGTTPANEELFSTLDAVVGQMSETGFEAPAIVVVGAVANLHEILSPIAQTFR
- a CDS encoding class I fructose-bisphosphate aldolase, giving the protein MSKYAEELRNTAKAMVAEGKGILAMDESNRTCNKRFDKVGVPTTEEMRRSYRELILTTPNLSNYISGAILYDETIRQATKDGVPFTQVMKDNGIIIGIKVDTGAKDLAGHPGEKVTEGLDGLRDRIAEYYEMGARFAKWRAVITIGENIPSNACIEANAHALARYAALCQEGGLVPIVEPEVLIDGDHTIERSYEVTNQTLHTVFDQLYRQDIAFDQMILKPSMSIAGKQCPQQSSVEEVADATVECLRNNVPASVPGVAFLSGGQTNEQAAQHLNIMNAKYAQECPWRITFSYARAIQQSALEHWRGDNSKVEEAQKLLLHRAKMNSAASQGKYSLDMEKEAVAV